In a genomic window of Carettochelys insculpta isolate YL-2023 chromosome 19, ASM3395843v1, whole genome shotgun sequence:
- the OVCA2 gene encoding esterase OVCA2 isoform X1, whose amino-acid sequence MATLVPPRQRHTHFRQLGRTIGVPVPVPGVAMSEGKPPLLRLLCLHGYRQNQRSFHERTGALRKALRGRAELVSVNAPHRVRAPAEHGGAAEPRAWWFSRPEEETFEALEEAARCQGLEQALETVARACAELGPFDGLLGFSQGAALAAIVCALQQRGDARFPFRFAVLIAGFKSRAAPHGRYFREPIAAPSLHVLGESDRVIPAALSRELAAHFREPAVLSHPGGHFVPAAASQRAAYLEFLARF is encoded by the exons ATGGCAACACTGGTCCCGCCCCGGCAAAGGCACACCCACTTCCGTCAGCTCGGGAGGACAATTGGAGTTCCGGTTCCGGTTCCGGGGGTTGCCATGTCCGAGGGGAAGCCGCCGCTGCTTCGGCTACTGTGTCTCCATGGTTACCGCCAGAACCAGCGCAGCTTCCACGAGCGGACCGGGGCGCTGCGCAAAGCGCTGCGGGGCCGCGCGGAGCTGGTGAGCGTGAACGCGCCGCACCGGGTCCGGGCGCCGGCCGAGCACG GCGGCGCGGCGGAGCCCCGCGCCTGGTGGTTCTCCCGGCCCGAGGAGGAGACGTTCGAGGCGCTGGAGGAGGCGGCccgctgccaggggctggagcaggccctggagaccgTGGCCCGGGCGTGCGCCGAGCTGGGGCCCTTCGACGGGCTGCTGGGCTTCAGCCAGGGCGCGGCGCTGGCCGCCATCGTGTGCGCGCTCCAGCAGCGCGGGGACGCGCGCTTCCCTTTCCGCTTCGCCGTTCTCATCGCCGGCTTCAAGAGCCGCGCCGCGCCGCACGGCCGCTACTTCCGGGAGCCCATCGCCGCGCCCTCGCTCCACGTGCTGGGGGAGAGCGACCGCGTCATCCCCGCGGCGCTGAGCCGGGAGCTGGCGGCCCACTTCCGGGAGCCCGCCGTCCTTTCGCACCCGGGGGGCCACTTCGTTCCCGCCGCCGCGTCCCAGCGGGCCGCCTACCTGGAGTTCCTGGCTCGGTTCTAG
- the OVCA2 gene encoding esterase OVCA2 isoform X2 has protein sequence MATLVPPRQRHTHFRQLGRTIGVPVPVPGVAMSEGKPPLLRLLCLHGYRQNQRSFHERTGALRKALRGRAELVSVNAPHRVRAPAEHGNRGGRSPGLGLLFCVPAGGAAEPRAWWFSRPEEETFEALEEAARCQGLEQALETVARACAELGPFDGLLGFSQGAALAAIVCALQQRGDARFPFRFAVLIAGFKSRAAPHGRYFREPIAAPSLHVLGESDRVIPAALSRELAAHFREPAVLSHPGGHFVPAAASQRAAYLEFLARF, from the exons ATGGCAACACTGGTCCCGCCCCGGCAAAGGCACACCCACTTCCGTCAGCTCGGGAGGACAATTGGAGTTCCGGTTCCGGTTCCGGGGGTTGCCATGTCCGAGGGGAAGCCGCCGCTGCTTCGGCTACTGTGTCTCCATGGTTACCGCCAGAACCAGCGCAGCTTCCACGAGCGGACCGGGGCGCTGCGCAAAGCGCTGCGGGGCCGCGCGGAGCTGGTGAGCGTGAACGCGCCGCACCGGGTCCGGGCGCCGGCCGAGCACGGTaac CGGGGCGGCCGCAGCCCGGGCCTGGGCCTGCTGTTCTGTGTCCCCGCAGGCGGCGCGGCGGAGCCCCGCGCCTGGTGGTTCTCCCGGCCCGAGGAGGAGACGTTCGAGGCGCTGGAGGAGGCGGCccgctgccaggggctggagcaggccctggagaccgTGGCCCGGGCGTGCGCCGAGCTGGGGCCCTTCGACGGGCTGCTGGGCTTCAGCCAGGGCGCGGCGCTGGCCGCCATCGTGTGCGCGCTCCAGCAGCGCGGGGACGCGCGCTTCCCTTTCCGCTTCGCCGTTCTCATCGCCGGCTTCAAGAGCCGCGCCGCGCCGCACGGCCGCTACTTCCGGGAGCCCATCGCCGCGCCCTCGCTCCACGTGCTGGGGGAGAGCGACCGCGTCATCCCCGCGGCGCTGAGCCGGGAGCTGGCGGCCCACTTCCGGGAGCCCGCCGTCCTTTCGCACCCGGGGGGCCACTTCGTTCCCGCCGCCGCGTCCCAGCGGGCCGCCTACCTGGAGTTCCTGGCTCGGTTCTAG